A genomic segment from Chitinophaga flava encodes:
- a CDS encoding glycosyltransferase — protein MLDNLGEIALYFFAAVAGIQTIYYLFVFSRVAFYRRKFDLDLAPEGPFSVIICAKDEELNLQKNLPGVLQQRYHVHHKPEYEVIVVNDNSEDDTKYYLRSIEPGYPHYRHIEIKQAAKFIPGKKYPLSIGLKGAQYENVLLTDADCKPGSTYWLSLMSQGFADEKEIVLGYGAYHKKPGFLNKVIRYETFFGAMQHLSFAMSGMPYMGVGRNLAYKRELFFRHKGFTSHQHLASGDDDLFVNAAANRKNVGVVIDKQAFTYSEPKQNWKSWFRQKTRHMSTGKHYRFGHKFVLGLFSLTHFLFYPAFILALFFPPPILWYALGIFGIKVLTQSIITYAAMRKLDESDLFKFSWLMDIFMVFYYIIFTPALMFKSKNRW, from the coding sequence ATGCTTGACAATCTGGGTGAAATTGCCTTATACTTTTTTGCTGCCGTTGCAGGGATACAAACGATCTATTATTTGTTTGTTTTCTCCCGGGTAGCTTTCTACCGTCGTAAGTTTGACCTGGACCTCGCGCCCGAAGGGCCTTTTTCCGTGATCATCTGCGCAAAAGACGAAGAGCTGAATCTTCAGAAAAATCTGCCGGGGGTCCTGCAGCAACGTTATCATGTACACCACAAGCCGGAATATGAGGTGATTGTGGTAAATGATAACTCCGAAGACGACACCAAATATTATCTCCGCTCCATAGAGCCCGGTTATCCACACTACCGGCACATCGAAATCAAGCAGGCTGCCAAATTCATCCCCGGAAAAAAATACCCGCTGTCAATAGGTCTCAAAGGAGCCCAGTATGAAAACGTACTGCTCACTGACGCCGACTGCAAACCGGGCAGCACCTATTGGTTATCACTGATGAGCCAGGGATTTGCGGATGAGAAAGAGATCGTACTGGGTTACGGAGCATACCACAAAAAACCCGGTTTCCTGAACAAGGTGATCCGTTACGAAACATTTTTCGGCGCCATGCAACACCTGTCTTTTGCCATGAGCGGCATGCCCTATATGGGCGTGGGCCGCAACCTGGCCTATAAAAGAGAGCTGTTTTTCCGGCACAAGGGCTTTACCAGCCACCAGCACCTGGCCAGCGGCGATGATGATCTGTTTGTGAATGCCGCCGCCAACCGTAAAAACGTAGGCGTAGTGATAGATAAACAGGCTTTTACCTATTCTGAGCCTAAACAGAACTGGAAAAGCTGGTTCAGACAAAAAACCCGGCATATGTCCACCGGCAAACACTATCGTTTCGGACATAAATTTGTGCTGGGCCTGTTTTCCCTGACCCATTTCCTCTTCTACCCTGCCTTTATCCTCGCCCTGTTTTTCCCGCCGCCGATTTTATGGTATGCCTTGGGCATCTTCGGGATAAAAGTGCTGACCCAGTCCATCATCACCTATGCAGCCATGCGTAAACTGGATGAAAGTGATCTGTTTAAGTTCAGCTGGCTGATGGATATCTTCATGGTATTTTATTACATCATATTTACACCGGCATTGATGTTTAAGTCAAAAAACCGCTGGTAA
- the rsmG gene encoding 16S rRNA (guanine(527)-N(7))-methyltransferase RsmG, translating into MEIILKYFSDFSPVQLKQFEALKGLYEEWNEKINVISRKDIDSLYERHVLHSLSIAAVADFQPDTQILDLGTGGGFPGIPLAIFFPEVQFHLVDSIGKKIKVVQGVSEALGLKNVTTAHSRVEDIKNRKFDIVVSRAVAPLGDLWRWSKPVLKKSAVPGKQFEKGLICLKGGDLNQEIADSGVKPRLLNIYDIFPEESFKDKYIVLAKS; encoded by the coding sequence ATGGAAATTATTTTAAAGTATTTCAGCGATTTTTCGCCTGTTCAGTTAAAGCAGTTTGAAGCCCTGAAAGGATTGTATGAAGAATGGAACGAGAAGATCAACGTCATATCCCGGAAAGATATTGACTCTCTGTATGAGAGACATGTGTTGCATTCACTGAGTATAGCGGCCGTCGCAGATTTCCAGCCGGACACCCAGATACTGGACCTCGGTACCGGTGGTGGTTTTCCGGGCATTCCGCTGGCGATCTTTTTCCCGGAAGTACAGTTTCATCTGGTGGATTCCATCGGCAAAAAAATAAAGGTAGTACAAGGCGTCAGCGAAGCGCTGGGGCTGAAAAACGTGACCACCGCCCATAGCCGGGTGGAGGATATAAAAAACCGTAAATTCGATATTGTAGTATCAAGGGCAGTAGCTCCGCTGGGTGACCTCTGGCGCTGGAGCAAACCGGTATTAAAGAAGTCTGCTGTACCAGGCAAACAGTTTGAAAAAGGGCTGATATGCCTCAAAGGCGGAGACCTAAACCAGGAAATTGCTGATAGCGGTGTCAAACCCAGGCTGCTCAACATCTATGACATCTTCCCTGAAGAAAGTTTCAAAGACAAATATATTGTGCTGGCCAAAAGCTGA
- a CDS encoding RNA polymerase sigma factor, with amino-acid sequence MAQEQNERIQATVKQERKRLLNFIRQRVNNASDAEDILQDVLYQFTEYLRLGSQIDSITGWLFAVTRNRITDWFRKKKETPFTNYVREIEGEEVLFLPELLSDESLQADTPMVRKIMSETIMQAIDELPAEQKQVFLQHELEGKSFKEMSEETGVSVNTLLSRKRYAVLYLRERLAELYRELFDN; translated from the coding sequence ATGGCCCAAGAGCAAAACGAACGCATACAAGCTACTGTGAAGCAGGAACGTAAGCGTTTGCTGAACTTCATCCGGCAGCGTGTCAACAACGCGTCGGATGCGGAGGATATACTGCAGGATGTGCTGTACCAGTTCACGGAATATCTCCGGCTGGGCAGCCAGATAGACTCCATTACCGGCTGGCTGTTTGCTGTGACCCGCAACCGTATTACAGACTGGTTCCGTAAGAAAAAGGAAACGCCATTCACTAACTATGTTCGCGAAATAGAAGGAGAAGAAGTCCTTTTCCTGCCGGAATTACTCTCCGATGAATCCCTGCAGGCTGATACACCCATGGTTCGGAAAATCATGTCTGAAACAATCATGCAGGCCATCGATGAGCTGCCGGCAGAACAAAAACAGGTATTCCTCCAGCATGAACTCGAAGGTAAATCGTTCAAGGAAATGAGCGAAGAAACCGGTGTCAGTGTGAATACACTACTGTCGAGAAAACGTTATGCTGTTTTGTACCTCCGTGAACGGCTGGCAGAACTGTACCGTGAATTATTCGATAACTAA
- a CDS encoding DinB family protein yields the protein MYLNQHEIRSLLNRSFDHFVDFVQALPDHRFTATPYGKWSAGQQLHHLIKSVRPVTTAMGYPRILLRYFGVSQLPSRSYDMLAEQYDQVLAHGAKSTGAYLPGVIYSAQRPVLIQEFVKQKEKLLAHLDNWSENDLDKYRLPHPLLGKITIREMLYFTAYHNQHHLEKLQDHELRSHTWENQLQQLIF from the coding sequence ATGTACCTGAACCAGCATGAGATTCGTTCTCTGTTAAATAGAAGCTTCGATCACTTTGTTGATTTTGTGCAGGCATTGCCTGATCATCGTTTTACCGCCACACCATACGGTAAATGGTCCGCCGGACAACAACTTCATCATCTTATCAAATCTGTAAGGCCGGTAACCACCGCCATGGGTTATCCCAGGATATTGCTGCGTTACTTTGGTGTAAGTCAGCTCCCTTCGCGCTCCTACGATATGCTCGCAGAACAATACGACCAGGTGCTGGCCCATGGCGCCAAATCCACCGGTGCCTATCTCCCCGGCGTTATCTACAGCGCCCAACGACCTGTGCTGATCCAGGAATTTGTCAAACAGAAGGAAAAACTGCTGGCACATCTGGACAACTGGTCAGAAAACGATCTTGATAAGTATCGGTTACCTCATCCCCTGCTTGGAAAAATTACGATCAGGGAAATGTTGTACTTCACCGCCTACCATAATCAGCACCACCTCGAAAAGCTGCAAGACCACGAGCTACGCAGCCATACATGGGAAAATCAATTACAACAACTGATATTTTAA
- a CDS encoding patatin-like phospholipase family protein yields MTKTALVLGGGGARCAFAIGAIQYFRQHHPDMRFDILCGTSSGSLIAFLTAIEENELTEKIFTANVTQDFLSTSHAIQRLANNNLSLYNIVPLLHKVNAVITEERFQRLMTAERELFIATRSLQTGRSVYFSNQASGESTYDIRKASDLNELRDAVVASFTQPAFMPPVEITMSNQPMQQFIDGGGPLYAPVKLAIDRGATDIYVILHTPAAPEQYPIQFKNLVDVLERTMDWSTINLAVNDMALPLVYNQSIQYLEAIKLKLAAAGVSPDTIAACFNIPEARPFEGKKVINIRVLRPDTPLDAGMGGMEFINRAVKLMIQAGEWKAAQAMEQR; encoded by the coding sequence ATGACAAAAACAGCCCTAGTTTTAGGCGGCGGCGGCGCACGTTGTGCCTTTGCCATCGGAGCGATCCAGTACTTCCGTCAGCATCATCCGGATATGCGTTTCGACATCCTCTGCGGCACCAGCAGTGGCTCCCTTATCGCCTTCCTCACCGCCATCGAAGAAAATGAACTCACTGAAAAAATCTTTACCGCCAATGTTACACAAGACTTCCTCTCCACCTCCCACGCCATCCAACGGCTGGCCAACAACAATCTTTCGCTTTACAACATCGTTCCACTGCTGCATAAAGTGAATGCTGTTATCACCGAAGAACGCTTTCAGCGCCTGATGACAGCCGAAAGGGAATTGTTTATTGCCACCCGGAGCCTGCAAACAGGTCGTTCCGTTTATTTCTCCAATCAGGCTTCCGGCGAAAGCACCTATGATATCAGAAAAGCTAGTGACCTGAATGAGCTGCGTGACGCCGTAGTGGCCTCTTTCACGCAACCCGCGTTTATGCCGCCGGTAGAAATTACAATGTCCAATCAACCCATGCAACAGTTCATTGATGGCGGAGGCCCCCTCTACGCACCGGTAAAACTCGCCATCGACCGGGGCGCTACTGACATCTACGTGATATTACATACGCCTGCCGCACCAGAGCAATATCCGATTCAGTTCAAAAACCTGGTGGATGTGCTCGAACGCACTATGGACTGGAGCACCATCAACCTGGCAGTAAATGATATGGCCTTGCCGCTGGTATATAACCAGTCAATCCAATACCTGGAAGCGATCAAACTTAAACTGGCAGCAGCAGGTGTATCCCCTGATACCATAGCTGCCTGTTTCAATATTCCCGAGGCACGCCCATTTGAAGGCAAAAAAGTCATCAATATCAGGGTGCTGCGCCCGGATACTCCGCTTGACGCTGGTATGGGCGGCATGGAATTCATTAACCGCGCTGTTAAACTGATGATACAGGCCGGAGAATGGAAAGCTGCTCAGGCAATGGAACAGAGATAA
- a CDS encoding M1 family metallopeptidase, with protein sequence MKVVLGSCLALTMLAGSWLQLNAQSDRWQQRVKYTMDVAMDAPANKFTGKQHLEYFNNSPDTLKKVFYHLYWNAFQPGSMMDVRSRELGKIVIGKDKSGNNRLDWDNRVRDRISKLKPDEIGYQKIISLKRDGKPQSFKVVETILEVPLDKPILPNSKAVFDMEFEAQVPVQIRRSGRHNAEGVDFSMAQWYPKMCEYDYEGWHPTPYIAREFYGVWGDYDVKITIDKKYILGGTGYLQNPNQIGYGYETPGAKVTRPAGNTLTWHFIAPNVHDFMWAADPNYKHITQKVDGFTAHFLYLENENTRETWPRLAKMIPAAYDYIKAHYGAYPYQQYSFIQGGDGGMEYPMSTLILGNGKMDGLYGVAIHEWMHSWYQGMLATNESLYPWMDEGFTTFGQDNTIYNTVDSLKGKNPHEDSYAGYFALARSPFEEPATTHSDHYNTNYGYSLTAYSKGAVFLEQLGYVIGAANRDAGLLRYYNEWRFKHPNANDFIRVMEKESGIELDWYKQYFINSTKHIDYGIDSIYSNGNKTMVRLRRIGQFPMPIDFMVTDKKGNQVMHYIPLSIMFGEKPNEQPAIKRIVEPAWYWTNPTYEVEIDLPLSEIKELEIDPSQRLADVDRRNNKAVS encoded by the coding sequence ATGAAAGTGGTACTAGGAAGCTGTCTGGCCCTCACTATGCTGGCTGGCAGTTGGTTACAACTAAATGCACAGTCAGATCGCTGGCAGCAAAGGGTGAAATACACCATGGACGTAGCAATGGATGCTCCCGCCAATAAATTTACCGGTAAGCAGCATCTGGAGTATTTCAATAACTCTCCCGACACACTGAAAAAAGTATTCTATCACCTGTACTGGAACGCATTTCAACCGGGTAGCATGATGGACGTGCGCAGCCGTGAGCTGGGCAAAATTGTCATTGGAAAAGACAAAAGCGGTAATAACCGTCTGGACTGGGACAACCGGGTACGTGACCGTATTTCCAAACTGAAACCCGATGAAATCGGCTACCAGAAAATCATCTCCCTCAAAAGAGATGGGAAACCACAATCATTCAAAGTAGTGGAAACCATCCTGGAAGTGCCGTTGGACAAGCCTATCCTGCCAAATTCAAAAGCTGTGTTTGACATGGAATTTGAAGCCCAGGTACCTGTACAAATCCGCAGAAGTGGCCGCCACAACGCAGAAGGAGTAGACTTCTCCATGGCACAGTGGTATCCCAAAATGTGCGAATATGACTACGAAGGATGGCATCCAACCCCTTACATCGCCCGTGAATTCTACGGCGTATGGGGCGACTACGATGTGAAAATCACCATCGATAAAAAATATATCCTGGGTGGTACCGGTTATCTCCAGAACCCTAACCAGATCGGTTATGGCTACGAAACACCCGGTGCAAAGGTTACCCGCCCTGCAGGCAACACACTTACCTGGCATTTTATTGCTCCTAATGTACATGACTTCATGTGGGCCGCAGATCCGAATTACAAGCACATTACCCAGAAAGTAGATGGCTTTACTGCCCACTTCCTTTACCTGGAAAATGAAAATACCCGCGAAACATGGCCCCGGCTGGCTAAAATGATACCCGCCGCTTACGACTATATCAAAGCACATTACGGCGCTTATCCTTATCAGCAGTATTCCTTCATCCAGGGTGGTGATGGTGGTATGGAATATCCAATGTCCACACTGATACTGGGTAATGGTAAGATGGATGGCCTCTATGGCGTGGCGATCCACGAATGGATGCACAGCTGGTACCAGGGTATGCTGGCTACTAACGAAAGCCTCTACCCTTGGATGGACGAAGGTTTCACCACTTTCGGCCAGGATAATACCATCTACAATACAGTAGATTCCCTGAAAGGAAAAAATCCGCATGAAGATTCTTATGCCGGCTACTTTGCACTTGCAAGAAGTCCGTTTGAGGAACCAGCTACTACCCATTCTGACCACTACAACACCAACTATGGCTACAGCCTCACTGCTTATTCCAAAGGAGCCGTGTTCCTGGAACAGTTAGGTTACGTGATCGGTGCTGCCAACCGCGATGCCGGTCTGCTGCGTTATTACAACGAATGGCGTTTCAAACATCCGAATGCAAACGACTTTATCCGTGTAATGGAAAAAGAAAGCGGTATTGAACTGGACTGGTACAAACAGTACTTTATCAATTCTACCAAACATATCGATTATGGTATCGACAGCATATACAGCAATGGCAACAAAACAATGGTACGCCTGCGCCGCATCGGCCAGTTCCCTATGCCGATTGACTTTATGGTCACCGACAAAAAAGGCAACCAGGTAATGCACTATATTCCGCTGTCTATTATGTTTGGAGAAAAGCCAAACGAACAACCGGCTATAAAACGTATAGTCGAGCCCGCATGGTACTGGACCAACCCTACTTACGAAGTAGAAATAGACCTGCCACTGTCTGAGATCAAAGAACTGGAAATAGATCCCAGCCAGCGTTTGGCAGATGTGGACAGACGCAATAACAAAGCAGTATCCTGA
- a CDS encoding nitroreductase family protein — MSAQKLIDGYPFISYTHDSFDPPQMKAQAASFQQWMDKRRTVRDFADTPVPREVIANIIRTASTAPSGAHKQPWTFCAISDPALKKIIREEAEKEEYRSYNGRMPQEWLNDLKPLQTDWQKPFLEVAPWLIVMFKRIYETDEGGKKHNNYYVQESIGIAAGFMLAAIHHAGLVALTHTPSPMNFLADILQRPENEKPFLLVPVGYPAETCWVPDIHRKPLEDVAVFYEGK; from the coding sequence ATGTCAGCCCAAAAACTCATTGATGGTTATCCCTTCATCAGTTACACCCACGACAGTTTTGACCCACCTCAGATGAAAGCCCAAGCCGCTTCTTTTCAGCAATGGATGGACAAACGCAGGACAGTACGGGATTTTGCCGACACACCAGTCCCCAGGGAGGTGATAGCAAATATCATCCGTACCGCCAGCACAGCGCCTTCAGGCGCACACAAACAGCCCTGGACTTTTTGTGCCATCTCTGACCCGGCTCTCAAAAAGATCATCCGTGAAGAGGCCGAAAAAGAAGAATACCGGAGTTATAACGGGCGCATGCCGCAGGAATGGCTCAATGATCTGAAACCATTGCAGACCGACTGGCAGAAACCCTTTCTGGAAGTAGCTCCCTGGCTGATCGTGATGTTTAAACGGATTTATGAAACAGATGAGGGTGGCAAAAAGCACAACAACTACTATGTACAGGAAAGCATCGGTATTGCTGCCGGTTTTATGCTGGCGGCCATTCATCATGCGGGCCTGGTGGCGCTTACGCATACGCCCAGCCCAATGAATTTCCTGGCCGACATTCTGCAAAGGCCGGAAAATGAAAAGCCTTTTCTGCTGGTGCCGGTAGGCTATCCCGCTGAAACATGCTGGGTACCGGACATTCACCGGAAACCACTGGAAGATGTTGCTGTATTTTATGAAGGGAAATGA
- the rsmI gene encoding 16S rRNA (cytidine(1402)-2'-O)-methyltransferase, with the protein MKLFLIPSPIGNLADITYRAVKVLEEAELVLAEDTRTSSVLLKHYQINKPVTPYHQHNEHKIVQHLLQQLQSGKTMAMLTDAGTPGISDPGFLLVRECIRAGVPVECLPGATAFVPALVNSGIPMNRFTFEGFLPLKKGRHTLFTQLSTEERTIVFYESPMRLVKTLADLIQYFGPDRPCCVSRELTKMFEENKRGTLQEVHDYFQGKGVKGEIVVVVQGAS; encoded by the coding sequence ATGAAATTATTCCTCATTCCATCTCCTATCGGCAACCTGGCCGATATTACTTACCGGGCTGTCAAAGTACTGGAGGAGGCGGAATTAGTGCTGGCAGAAGATACCCGTACCTCCAGCGTACTCCTCAAACATTACCAGATTAACAAACCGGTAACTCCCTACCATCAGCATAACGAACACAAGATTGTTCAACATCTGCTGCAACAGCTGCAGTCTGGCAAAACCATGGCCATGCTCACTGACGCAGGGACACCCGGCATCTCCGATCCCGGTTTCCTGCTGGTCCGTGAATGTATCCGTGCCGGTGTGCCGGTAGAATGCCTGCCAGGCGCTACAGCCTTTGTGCCTGCTCTTGTCAACAGTGGCATCCCTATGAACCGCTTCACCTTCGAAGGTTTCCTGCCGCTGAAGAAAGGCCGCCATACACTGTTTACACAGCTGAGCACCGAAGAACGTACTATCGTTTTTTATGAATCTCCCATGCGGCTGGTAAAAACACTGGCCGACCTGATCCAGTATTTCGGACCAGACCGCCCCTGCTGCGTAAGCCGCGAACTGACTAAAATGTTCGAGGAAAACAAACGCGGCACCCTGCAGGAAGTACACGACTATTTCCAGGGGAAAGGAGTGAAAGGTGAGATCGTAGTAGTAGTGCAGGGCGCCAGTTAA
- the purS gene encoding phosphoribosylformylglycinamidine synthase subunit PurS, whose product MTFTADINVMPLKELLDPQGKAVMSGLKNLGMGQVQDVRIGKHITLQIEAASKEEAHQIAESACQKLLANQVMEYFEVHIQ is encoded by the coding sequence ATGACTTTTACTGCAGATATCAATGTGATGCCACTGAAGGAATTACTGGACCCGCAAGGTAAAGCGGTGATGAGTGGTCTCAAAAACCTTGGCATGGGCCAGGTACAAGATGTACGGATTGGAAAACACATTACCCTGCAAATTGAAGCCGCCAGCAAGGAAGAAGCACATCAGATCGCTGAAAGTGCCTGCCAGAAACTGTTGGCAAACCAGGTAATGGAATACTTTGAAGTACACATACAATAA
- a CDS encoding CDP-alcohol phosphatidyltransferase family protein codes for MRQLPNIITLCNLFCGALAIICVLHAPEYHVDLNGNDYTVTNPEPIYWASALVVLAAIFDFFDGLVARLLRVQSPMGKELDSLADAVTFGVVPGMMLYRLLRSAYYQLPDAFEVSMVNLAPALLVPCFAAYRLAKFNLDTRQTENFIGVPTPAVGLLVASFPMIVLYNPYNLAHWLQNIWVLYAIIAVLCYLMVAEIPMLSLKVKEKSLKANWTRLLLVVLVLVSVPFLNFATVPFIFICYVILSLAIPPKVTPA; via the coding sequence ATGCGACAACTTCCTAACATTATTACCCTATGTAACCTTTTTTGCGGTGCACTGGCCATCATTTGTGTGTTGCATGCACCGGAATATCATGTCGATCTTAACGGTAACGACTATACGGTGACCAATCCCGAGCCTATTTACTGGGCTTCTGCACTGGTAGTACTGGCAGCCATATTCGACTTCTTCGACGGGCTGGTAGCCCGCCTGTTGCGCGTACAGTCACCGATGGGCAAGGAGCTCGACTCTCTGGCTGATGCAGTTACTTTCGGGGTGGTACCCGGTATGATGCTGTACCGACTGTTGCGCAGCGCCTATTATCAGTTGCCGGACGCTTTCGAAGTGTCTATGGTCAACCTGGCCCCGGCCTTGCTGGTACCCTGTTTCGCTGCATACCGCCTGGCCAAGTTTAACCTGGATACCCGGCAGACCGAAAATTTCATTGGGGTGCCCACTCCGGCAGTAGGCTTGCTGGTGGCTTCTTTCCCGATGATCGTGCTGTACAATCCCTACAACCTGGCTCACTGGCTGCAGAACATATGGGTATTGTACGCCATTATTGCAGTGCTCTGTTACCTGATGGTGGCTGAGATTCCCATGCTGAGCCTTAAAGTCAAAGAGAAATCACTCAAGGCAAACTGGACACGTCTGCTACTGGTAGTATTAGTACTGGTAAGTGTGCCATTCCTGAATTTTGCCACTGTTCCGTTTATATTTATCTGTTACGTGATACTTTCACTGGCAATACCCCCAAAAGTAACGCCCGCCTGA
- a CDS encoding aminopeptidase P N-terminal domain-containing protein, with the protein MKNLPLDSQLFVNNRARFVAKMQPQSIAIINSNDELPTNGDALYKFKQNSDLYWLTGIDQEETMIVLFPDNPDPKYREVLVLVRPNELKEKWDGHRLRKDEAFAVSGISTVVWLDSLDALLQQWINDASNIYLNSNENNRKANLVPVKDYRYAQEMKVRYPLHNYLRAAQIFKELRAVKTAEEVKVMQEAMDITEKAFRRLLKFIKPGVWEHEIHAEILHEFLRNRSAGEAYGSIIASGDRARTLHYISNNQECKDGELILMDFGAEYGGYNADLTRTVPVNGKFTARQRQVYDACLHLHNYAKSILRPGITIAKYHEMVGEEAGKEFIKLGLLTEADIKNQDPETPAYRKYLYHGISHHLGVDVHDLGPSFHKPIPEGAVMTIEPGIYIEEEQMGIRIENNIWLTASGNVDLMKNIPITADEIEALMK; encoded by the coding sequence ATGAAGAATTTGCCCTTGGATTCGCAGCTGTTTGTCAATAACCGCGCGCGTTTCGTGGCCAAAATGCAGCCACAGTCAATAGCCATTATTAACTCTAATGATGAATTGCCTACTAACGGCGATGCGTTGTATAAGTTCAAACAAAACTCCGATCTGTACTGGCTTACAGGCATAGATCAGGAAGAAACCATGATCGTATTGTTTCCAGACAACCCGGACCCGAAATACCGGGAAGTACTGGTACTGGTACGTCCTAACGAGCTGAAGGAAAAGTGGGATGGACACCGCCTCCGTAAAGACGAAGCTTTTGCTGTTTCCGGCATCTCTACTGTAGTATGGCTCGACAGCCTCGACGCCCTGCTCCAGCAATGGATCAACGATGCCTCCAATATCTACCTGAATTCCAACGAAAATAACCGCAAAGCAAACCTGGTACCGGTAAAAGATTACCGTTATGCCCAGGAGATGAAAGTGCGCTACCCGCTGCACAATTATCTGCGCGCGGCACAGATCTTTAAAGAACTGCGTGCCGTTAAAACAGCTGAAGAGGTAAAAGTGATGCAGGAAGCCATGGATATCACAGAAAAAGCTTTCCGCCGCCTGCTGAAATTTATCAAGCCTGGTGTGTGGGAACATGAAATTCATGCCGAGATCCTGCACGAATTCCTCCGCAACCGCTCTGCTGGTGAGGCTTACGGCTCTATCATCGCCTCCGGTGACCGTGCTCGTACCCTGCATTATATCTCCAACAACCAGGAGTGTAAAGATGGCGAGCTGATACTGATGGACTTCGGTGCTGAATATGGTGGCTACAATGCCGACCTCACCCGTACCGTGCCGGTGAATGGTAAGTTCACTGCCCGCCAGCGCCAGGTTTATGATGCCTGCCTGCACCTGCACAACTACGCTAAAAGCATACTCCGTCCGGGTATCACCATCGCTAAATACCACGAAATGGTAGGCGAAGAAGCCGGTAAGGAATTTATCAAACTGGGCTTGCTCACCGAAGCAGATATCAAAAATCAGGACCCGGAAACACCTGCTTACCGTAAATACCTCTACCATGGTATCTCTCACCACCTCGGTGTGGATGTACATGACCTGGGACCGTCTTTCCACAAGCCTATCCCCGAAGGTGCTGTTATGACCATCGAACCTGGTATTTATATCGAAGAAGAACAAATGGGTATCCGTATCGAAAACAATATCTGGCTCACGGCCAGCGGTAATGTGGACCTGATGAAGAATATTCCTATCACCGCCGACGAGATCGAAGCGCTGATGAAATAA